A part of Ursus arctos isolate Adak ecotype North America chromosome X, UrsArc2.0, whole genome shotgun sequence genomic DNA contains:
- the TENT5D gene encoding terminal nucleotidyltransferase 5D: MSEIRFSNLTWDQVITLDQVLDEVIPIHGRGHFPTLEVKPKDIIQVVKDQLIEQGIIVKDTRLNGSTASYILASHSGISYKDLDVIFGVELPSDQEFQVVKDAVLGCLLDFLPKGVKKEKITLNTMKEAYVQKMVKVCNKHDRWSLISLSNNTGKNVELKFVNSLRRQFEFSVDSFQIVLGPLLEFYSNKSAKITKESYPVVVAESMYGDFQEAMTHLQYKLISTRKPEEIRGGGLLKYSNLLVRDFKPACEEEIKTLERYMCSRFFIDFPDVAEQQKKIESYLRNHFIGEEKSKYDYLMTLHGVVNESTVCLMGHERRQTLNMITLMALKVLGEQNILPNTDNVTCFYQPAPYLAAEGGYPTYYVTSGPPPIFFQLYHPLHFHVPNGMV; the protein is encoded by the coding sequence ATGTCTGAAATCAGATTTAGCAATCTCACTTGGGATCAAGTTATAACACTGGATCAAGTGTTAGATGAAGTCATTCCAATTCACGGAAGGGGGCATTTCCCCACACTGGAGGTAAAACCAAAAGATATCATTCAAGTTGTGAAAGATCAATTGATAGAGCAAGGAATTATTGTTAAAGATACCCGATTGAATGGTTCCACGGCAAGTTATATACTTGCAAGCCACAGTGGAATCAGTTATAAGGATCTAGATGTTATTTTTGGCGTTGAACTACCAAGTGATCAGGAATTTCAAGTTGTTAAGGATGCAGTTCTTGGCTGTCTACTTGACTTTTTACCAAAAGgtgtaaaaaaggaaaagatcacCCTAAATACCATGAAAGAGGCTTATGTGCAAAAGATGGTCAAAGTTTGCAATAAGCATGATCGTTGGAgtctcatttctctttcaaacAACACTGGAAAGAATGTAGAGCTAAAATTTGTGAATTCACTCAGACGACAATTTGAATTTAGTGTTGATTCCTTTCAAATTGTTTTGGGTCCCCTGTTAGAATTCTACAGTAATAAAAGTGCTAAAATAACCAAAGAATCCTATCCTGTTGTGGTAGCTGAAAGCATGTATGGAGACTTCCAAGAAGCAATGACACATTTGCAATACAAGCTTATATCTACTAGAAAACCTGAAGAGATTAGAGGTGGTGGCCTTCTGAAGTACAGCAACTTGCTGGTTCGTGACTTTAAGCCAGCTTgtgaagaagaaatcaagacaCTGGAACGTTATATGTGTTCTAGATTCTTCATTGATTTTCCTGACGTAGCAGAACAGCAAAAGAAGATTGAATCGTACCTCCGTAACCATTTCATAGGTGAAGAAAAGAGCAAATATGACTACCTTATGACCTTGCATGGAGTTGTGAATGAAAGCACTGTTTGCCTCATGGGTCATGaaagaaggcagacgctcaatatGATCACCCTTATGGCTTTAAAAGTACTTGGAGAACAGAATATACTACCCAATACAGATAATGTAACTTGCTTTTATCAGCCTGCTCCATACTTAGCTGCTGAGGGAGGGTACCCTACATATTATGTAACATCTGGACCACCACCTATTTTCTTTCAGCTATACCACCCACTGCACTTTCATGTGCCAAATGGtatggtttaa